The following are encoded together in the Adhaeribacter arboris genome:
- a CDS encoding tetratricopeptide repeat protein, giving the protein MKYFLTFFLVTVLFTACTHRNYKYYSRQATTKFQAKDYQGAIEEWSKAINLKSNNAEPYKRRGIARYELKDFENALSDLNQATILNKYDAETYKFLGDALMQQNNLKEAVASYTQAITLDNEYANAYNNRGICKAKLKDHAGAVNDYTKAILFKPDYAVAYQNRANAKFRVKAYREALEDYNKALNYDRDLPEAYFNRALINKTLKQDQDACRDWAKAEELGVDKAGDYRKRFCK; this is encoded by the coding sequence ATGAAATACTTTTTAACTTTTTTTCTGGTTACTGTTCTGTTTACTGCCTGTACGCACCGTAATTATAAATATTATTCCCGCCAAGCTACCACAAAATTTCAGGCTAAGGATTACCAGGGAGCAATAGAGGAGTGGAGTAAAGCCATTAATTTAAAATCTAACAATGCTGAACCGTATAAACGTCGTGGAATAGCGCGCTACGAACTAAAAGATTTTGAGAATGCTTTATCCGATTTAAATCAGGCGACCATTTTAAATAAATACGATGCCGAAACCTATAAATTTTTGGGGGACGCGCTCATGCAACAAAATAATTTAAAAGAAGCTGTTGCAAGTTATACCCAAGCTATTACTCTAGATAATGAGTATGCGAACGCTTATAACAACCGAGGAATTTGCAAAGCCAAATTAAAAGACCATGCGGGAGCCGTAAACGATTATACCAAAGCTATTCTTTTTAAACCGGACTATGCCGTAGCCTATCAAAACCGGGCCAATGCCAAGTTCCGGGTAAAAGCCTACCGCGAAGCCCTCGAAGATTACAATAAAGCTTTAAACTACGACAGGGATTTACCCGAAGCTTATTTTAACCGGGCCCTGATAAATAAAACTTTAAAGCAAGACCAAGATGCTTGCCGGGATTGGGCCAAAGCCGAAGAACTGGGCGTAGACAAAGCCGGCGACTACCGGAAACGTTTTTGCAAGTGA
- a CDS encoding SDR family oxidoreductase, translated as MKTDTMLKDNTLLGKTIVVTGGGTGLGKSMTQVFLQLGAQVVITSRKLPVLEQTAAELHESTGGTILPIACDVRDYSAVEAMLQTAGEKLGPVNVLINNAAGNFISPTERLSPKAFDVVTDIVLKGSYNTTLALGKKWIAEQLPGTILNIVTTYAWTGSGYVVPSACAKAGVLALTRSLAVEWAKYGIRSNAIAPGPFPTEGAFSRLFPGSLGDILDPVKRIPLNRLGEPAELANLAAYLISDYASFVNGEVVTIDGGEWLNGAGEFNHFDEIPSELWDSLEQQRRKKE; from the coding sequence ATGAAAACGGATACCATGTTAAAAGATAATACTTTACTAGGTAAAACCATTGTTGTTACCGGGGGTGGCACAGGGCTGGGTAAATCTATGACTCAAGTTTTTCTGCAACTGGGGGCTCAGGTGGTCATTACTAGCCGCAAACTGCCGGTACTGGAACAAACCGCCGCTGAATTACACGAAAGTACGGGCGGTACTATTTTACCCATTGCCTGCGATGTGCGTGATTACAGTGCCGTAGAGGCGATGCTGCAAACGGCAGGGGAAAAACTTGGCCCGGTTAACGTTTTAATTAATAATGCGGCCGGTAACTTTATCAGCCCCACGGAACGGCTCAGCCCGAAAGCATTTGACGTAGTAACGGATATTGTTTTAAAAGGCAGTTATAATACTACTTTGGCACTGGGCAAAAAGTGGATTGCGGAACAACTACCGGGTACTATTTTAAATATTGTAACTACCTATGCCTGGACCGGTTCCGGATACGTAGTTCCCTCGGCTTGCGCGAAAGCTGGGGTATTAGCTCTTACCCGTTCGTTAGCCGTAGAATGGGCCAAATACGGCATTCGTTCCAACGCTATTGCGCCGGGACCTTTTCCCACCGAAGGAGCTTTCAGCCGCCTTTTCCCTGGTTCCTTGGGTGATATTCTGGATCCGGTAAAGCGCATACCTCTTAACCGTTTAGGTGAACCGGCCGAATTAGCCAACTTAGCCGCTTACTTAATTTCCGATTATGCCTCTTTTGTAAACGGCGAAGTGGTTACTATAGACGGGGGCGAGTGGCTCAACGGAGCCGGCGAATTCAACCATTTCGACGAGATACCCTCTGAACTTTGGGATAGTTTAGAACAGCAACGCCGGAAGAAAGAATAG
- a CDS encoding NAD(P)H-quinone oxidoreductase: MKAIVITQPGAPDVLQLQDRPTPTPAPHEVLIQVKAAGINRPDVFQRKGGYPSPLGVPADIPGLEVAGIITQCGSEVSRWQPGQAVCALLGGGGYAELVVVDARHCLPLPANWSFAEAASLPETVFTVWHNVFQRGQLQPNETFLVHGGTSGIGITAIQLAKAHGARVFTTAGNPEKCAVCKKLGAEKAINYKTQDFAEVLATDGVDVILDMIGGPYTPKNIQLLKPDGRLVFINAMLGQEAEFNALDLMRRRLTITGSTLRPRDANFKAALAAEIEKHVWPLLESQKFKPVIHQVLPLAEAAQAHTLMESSQHIGKLILEVS; this comes from the coding sequence ATGAAAGCCATTGTTATTACCCAACCCGGTGCACCTGACGTTTTACAGCTCCAGGATAGACCTACGCCCACTCCGGCGCCACACGAAGTTTTAATTCAGGTAAAAGCCGCCGGAATAAACCGGCCCGATGTTTTTCAGCGTAAAGGGGGCTATCCGTCGCCACTGGGAGTACCGGCCGATATTCCGGGGTTGGAAGTAGCCGGAATAATTACCCAGTGCGGATCAGAAGTGAGCCGCTGGCAACCGGGTCAGGCGGTTTGTGCCCTATTGGGGGGCGGAGGCTATGCCGAATTGGTAGTAGTGGATGCGCGCCATTGTTTGCCTTTACCCGCTAACTGGTCTTTCGCCGAAGCTGCTTCTTTACCCGAGACTGTTTTTACGGTGTGGCACAATGTATTTCAGCGCGGCCAACTGCAACCCAACGAAACTTTTTTGGTACACGGTGGCACGAGTGGCATTGGCATTACGGCCATTCAGTTAGCCAAAGCTCATGGAGCACGGGTATTTACCACCGCCGGCAATCCGGAAAAATGTGCCGTCTGCAAAAAGCTAGGGGCAGAAAAAGCAATCAATTATAAAACCCAAGATTTTGCCGAAGTTTTAGCTACCGACGGGGTGGATGTTATTCTGGATATGATTGGCGGCCCGTATACGCCTAAAAATATTCAGCTTTTAAAACCCGATGGCCGGCTGGTATTTATCAATGCAATGTTAGGCCAAGAGGCAGAATTTAATGCTTTGGATTTAATGCGCCGGCGCTTAACCATAACGGGCAGTACTTTGCGTCCACGCGACGCAAATTTTAAAGCAGCGTTAGCCGCCGAAATTGAAAAACATGTTTGGCCCTTACTGGAAAGTCAAAAATTTAAGCCGGTAATTCACCAGGTACTTCCCCTTGCGGAAGCAGCCCAAGCCCATACCCTAATGGAAAGCAGCCAACACATTGGTAAGCTAATTTTAGAAGTAAGCTAA
- a CDS encoding lactonase family protein — protein MTLFPTSRRNFLKKTSLGLAGLPWFLQACASGKAAQKASSYFVYVGTYAKPDQDSIFGYRLNVETGELTRLLAVKGGESPSFLTLDSKQKYLYTVNEIGNYNNAKSGAVSAFAVDPGTGQLTLLNQQASEGTSPCYISLDKTEKVALAANYGGGNVISLPIQANGSLKKAVGNEQHQGSSVSNRQTGPHAHCIISDPKNNFIFAVDLGLDQVLGYRLDTKTAKLTRAAQPAFQTKPGAGPRHLTFHPNGQFAFLICELNSTIIALAYNASQGTFTEIQALSTLPADFTGESYCADVHVSPDGKFLYGSNRGHNSVAVFGINPATGQLTPVQHVSTQGNWPRNFAIDPSGKILLVANERSDDIFTFRIDPGTGQLTSTGFSAQVPKPVCLRVISEFGGTKK, from the coding sequence ATGACTCTCTTCCCTACTTCGCGCCGAAATTTCTTAAAAAAAACCAGTTTAGGTTTAGCCGGTCTGCCTTGGTTTTTACAAGCCTGTGCCAGCGGGAAAGCTGCTCAAAAAGCTTCTTCTTATTTTGTATACGTAGGTACTTATGCCAAACCCGACCAGGACAGCATTTTTGGTTATCGCCTAAATGTCGAAACCGGTGAGTTAACGCGTTTACTGGCCGTGAAAGGGGGCGAAAGTCCCTCGTTTCTGACCTTAGATTCAAAGCAGAAATACCTGTATACGGTTAACGAAATTGGAAATTATAACAATGCTAAAAGTGGGGCAGTTAGCGCCTTTGCGGTAGATCCGGGTACAGGACAGCTTACTCTCCTGAACCAACAAGCTTCCGAAGGTACATCGCCGTGTTATATTTCTTTAGATAAAACGGAAAAAGTGGCTTTAGCGGCTAATTACGGAGGCGGTAATGTAATCTCCTTGCCTATTCAGGCCAACGGCTCCTTAAAAAAAGCAGTAGGCAATGAGCAACACCAGGGCAGCAGCGTATCCAATCGCCAAACCGGACCGCACGCGCACTGTATTATCTCCGACCCTAAAAACAACTTTATTTTTGCGGTAGATTTAGGTCTGGATCAGGTACTCGGTTATCGTCTGGATACAAAAACAGCCAAGCTTACCCGGGCCGCCCAACCTGCTTTTCAAACCAAACCGGGTGCCGGACCGCGACACCTTACTTTTCACCCGAACGGGCAATTTGCATTTTTAATTTGCGAGCTTAACTCTACTATTATTGCCTTAGCTTACAATGCCAGTCAAGGTACCTTTACCGAAATTCAGGCTCTTTCTACTTTACCCGCCGATTTTACCGGTGAAAGTTATTGCGCGGATGTGCACGTTTCACCGGATGGCAAATTCCTCTATGGTTCTAACCGGGGACATAATAGCGTAGCCGTTTTTGGTATTAATCCGGCCACCGGCCAACTTACGCCGGTGCAGCACGTGAGCACGCAGGGCAATTGGCCCCGCAATTTTGCTATTGATCCATCGGGCAAAATTTTATTAGTTGCCAACGAGCGTTCCGACGATATTTTTACCTTCCGCATTGATCCAGGTACCGGCCAGCTAACTTCCACCGGTTTTTCGGCCCAAGTGCCCAAACCGGTTTGTCTACGGGTGATTTCTGAATTTGGCGGTACTAAAAAATAG
- a CDS encoding SDR family oxidoreductase: MKKKILITGSNGLLGQKLVELLLPNPNVELIATSRGENKLAGIFPELFFVSLDVTNPIEVEEVMAAHQPTHIIHTAAMTNVDECEINQDACWKLNVDAVEFLVKATEKNKIHLIHLSTDFIFDGLSGPYDEEAVANPISYYGQSKLAAEELVKQSAGRWAIVRTVLVYGIVHDYGRSNIVLWVKNSLENQKPIKVVDDQFRTPTLAEDLALGCWLIAERDAEGIFNISSKEILTPYAMALQVADYFKLDASYITRADAASFTQTAKRPARTGFIITKAEKQLDFRPHSFSEGIAVVASQL; this comes from the coding sequence ATGAAAAAGAAAATCTTAATAACGGGTTCCAATGGGTTGCTCGGTCAGAAGTTGGTAGAATTGCTTTTACCCAACCCCAATGTCGAATTAATTGCCACTTCCCGGGGCGAGAATAAATTGGCGGGTATTTTTCCGGAATTATTTTTTGTTTCGTTAGATGTTACCAATCCGATAGAAGTAGAAGAAGTAATGGCGGCACATCAGCCCACGCATATCATTCACACGGCGGCGATGACCAACGTGGATGAGTGCGAAATAAACCAGGATGCCTGCTGGAAGCTGAATGTAGATGCGGTAGAATTCCTGGTTAAAGCGACCGAAAAAAATAAGATCCACCTGATTCATTTATCCACCGACTTTATTTTTGATGGTTTGTCCGGGCCTTACGACGAAGAAGCAGTGGCCAACCCCATTAGTTATTACGGCCAGAGTAAGTTGGCCGCCGAAGAGTTGGTGAAACAAAGTGCGGGCCGCTGGGCCATTGTACGTACCGTATTGGTATACGGAATTGTGCACGATTACGGCCGCTCTAACATTGTACTGTGGGTAAAAAACAGCTTGGAAAATCAGAAACCTATTAAAGTAGTGGATGATCAGTTCCGAACCCCGACCTTGGCCGAGGATTTAGCTCTGGGTTGCTGGCTAATTGCGGAACGCGATGCAGAAGGTATTTTTAATATTTCGAGTAAAGAAATTCTGACGCCTTATGCTATGGCATTGCAGGTAGCCGATTATTTTAAATTAGATGCTTCTTACATTACCCGCGCCGATGCGGCCAGCTTTACTCAAACGGCTAAGCGACCCGCCCGAACCGGATTTATAATTACCAAAGCCGAAAAGCAGTTAGACTTTCGCCCCCATAGTTTTTCGGAAGGTATTGCGGTTGTAGCTAGTCAGCTTTAG